A DNA window from Myxocyprinus asiaticus isolate MX2 ecotype Aquarium Trade chromosome 15, UBuf_Myxa_2, whole genome shotgun sequence contains the following coding sequences:
- the LOC127452588 gene encoding inward rectifier potassium channel 2-like, whose amino-acid sequence MGAARVKRRFSAVVDTPLDEEEVIRLAQSEEVTSSHAGALPSHSCNGEVLNFQHSNGGRSEERDEEDGDDDDEEEEEDDVGEGGGRSRGGKRGSVLRGEAGAEGRWEKNKRAPCPSLLLSPLRDRRGQGCRPRRRFVGKDGRCNVSFVNMSDRGQRYLTDLFTTCVDIRWRWMLVVFTLSFLLSWLLFGFTFWLIATAHGDLALPPSSSSSSSIPSSLAPMEPAEDSGPVQTVVETEERCFQQVNSFMAAFLFSLETQTSIGYGFRSVTEACPLAVLAVVLQCIVGCIIDAFIIGAVMAKIAKPKKRNETLVFSDMAIVAMRDGKLCMMWRVGNLRKSHLVEAHVRAQLLKPRLTPEGEFLPLDNEDINVGFDTGTDRIFLVSPVTIVHEINEESPFFEMDRCTLEGDKELEVVVILEGMVEATAMTTQCRSSYLASEILWGHRFEPVLFKRKNCYQVDYSYFNRTYEVTDTPTCSAKELAEKKYIQGSRSSFCYENEVALQLSSSVPSCPDRFSPSPYTCPSPSPSFVCPTPPPQRESCSEHAHIH is encoded by the exons ATGGGCGCTGCTCGGGTGAAGCGACGCTTCAGTGCAGTTGTGGACACCCCCCTGGATGAGGAGGAAGTCATAAGGCTGGCCCAAAGCGAAGAAGTTACTTCCTCCCATGCAGGAGCGCTTCCCTCTCACAGCTGCAACGGCGAAGTGCTTAACTTTCAACATAGCAATGGAGGAAGGAGTGAAGAGAGGGATGAGgaagatggtgatgatgatgatgaggaggaggaggaggatgatgtTGGAGAAGGGGGAGGAAGGAGTAGAGGAGGAAAACGTGGCTCAGTGCTCAGGGGTGAGGCTGGGGCAGAAGGGAGATGGGAGAAGAACAAGAGAGCACCCTGTccttctctcttgctctcaccACTCCGTGATCGCCGTGGCCAGGGCTGCCGGCCCCGACGGCGCTTTGTAGGCAAGGACGGGCGCTGCAACGTCAGCTTTGTCAACATGAGCGACAGGGGCCAGCGCTACCTCACCGACCTCTTCACCACCTGCGTGGACATCCGCTGGCGCTGGATGCTAGTTGTCTTCACCCTCTCCTTCTTGCTCTCCTGGCTTCTCTTTGGTTTCACTTTCTGGCTCATCGCCACTGCTCATGGGGATCTGGCTCTCCCACCATCATCCTCTTCCTCTTCATCTATTCCTTCTTCTCTGGCTCCTATGGAACCTGCAGAGGATTCTGGCCCAGTGCAGACTGTAGTAGAGACAGAGGAACGCTGCTTTCAGCAGGTGAACAGCTTTATGGCAGCCTTCCTCTTTTCTCTGGAGACGCAAACGTCTATAGGCTATGGCTTCCGGAGTGTTACCGAAGCCTGCCCCCTGGCGGTGCTGGCTGTCGTCTTGCAGTGCATTGTGGGCTGCATCATCGACGCTTTCATCATCGGGGCGGTAATGGCTAAGATCGCCAAGCCCAAGAAGCGCAATGAGACACTGGTGTTCTCTGACATGGCCATAGTGGCAATGAGGGACGGGAAACTCTGCATGATGTGGCGAGTGGGAAACCTGCGCAAGAGCCACCTGGTGGAGGCCCATGTACGAGCACAGCTACTGAAG CCACGGTTGACCCCTGAGGGTGAGTTCCTGCCATTGGACAACGAGGACATCAATGTTGGCTTTGACACAGGAACAGATCGCATCTTCTTGGTGTCACCTGTGACCATTGTGCATGAGATCAATGAAGAGAGTCCGTTCTTCGAGATGGACAGATGCACACTAGAGGGAGACAAAGAGCTGGAGGTGGTGGTGATTCTGGAGGGCATGGTGGAGGCCACTGCCATGACAACCCAATGTCGGTCTTCATACCTGGCCTCTGAGATCCTCTGGGGTCACCGCTTTGAGCCTGTGCTCTTCAAAAGGAAGAACTGCTACCAG GTGGACTACTCCTACTTCAACAGGACATATGAGGTTACGGACACGCCCACTTGCAGCGCTAAGGAGTTAGCAGAGAAAAAATACATCCAGGGGTCCCGTTCCTCCTTTTGTTATGAGAACGAGGTGGCTCTGCAGCTCTCCTCCTCTGTCCCTTCCTGTCCTGACCGATTCTCTCCATCCCCCTATACTTGCCCATCTCCCTCACCCTCTTTTGTATGCCCGACACCTCCGCCCCAACGGGAGTCCTGTAGTGAGCACGCGCACATACACTGA